Proteins from one Fragaria vesca subsp. vesca linkage group LG6, FraVesHawaii_1.0, whole genome shotgun sequence genomic window:
- the LOC101303051 gene encoding oleosin 18.2 kDa-like has protein sequence MADRPQPHQIQVRPAQPRFDVGDYKGMQTQQHHGPSTGKILAVITLLPVGGTLLGLAGLTFMGTIIGLLCAAPLFLVFSPVLVPAAIVLGLAVTAFITSGAFGLTGLSSLSWVTNYLRRATGTVPEQLDSAKRRMADMGEYLGQKTKEVGQDIQQKAQETKRTTGHEVR, from the coding sequence ATGGCTGACCGTCCTCAGCCACACCAGATCCAAGTCCGCCCGGCTCAGCCACGATTTGACGTTGGAGATTACAAGGGCATGCAGACTCAGCAGCATCATGGCCCTTCCACCGGCAAGATCCTCGCGGTGATAACTCTCCTTCCAGTCGGTGGAACCCTCCTCGGTTTGGCCGGACTCACATTCATGGGCACCATCATCGGCCTTCTTTGTGCTGCGCCGCTCTTCCTTGTCTTCAGTCCGGTTCTTGTTCCGGCTGCCATTGTCTTAGGCCTTGCCGTCACGGCGTTCATCACGTCGGGGGCTTTTGGTCTCACTGGGCTCTCATCGCTGTCTTGGGTCACAAACTACCTCCGTAGGGCTACTGGGACAGTGCCCGAGCAGCTTGACTCGGCGAAAAGGCGCATGGCGGATATGGGTGAGTATTTGGGACAGAAGACGAAGGAGGTGGGTCAGGACATCCAGCAGAAGGCGCAGGAGACGAAGAGGACAACCGGACATGAGGTCCGTTGA
- the LOC101303346 gene encoding LOB domain-containing protein 25-like: MASSSSYSSSSCNSPCAACKFLRRKCMPDCVFAPYFPPEEPHKFANVHKIFGASNVSKLLNEVLPHQREDAVNSLAYEAEARIKDPVYGCVGAISVLQRQVLRLQKELDATNADLLRYAGASCNRGTGRGSHHVGQNPGLYSFSSPWSTTDDPYGDHRN; this comes from the coding sequence ATGGCTTCGTCTAGTAGTTACTCATCATCATCCTGCAATTCTCCATGTGCTGCGTGCAAGTTTTTGAGGAGAAAATGCATGCCGGATTGTGTGTTCGCTCCCTACTTCCCACCGGAGGAGCCGCACAAGTTTGCCAACGTTCACAAGATATTTGGGGCAAGCAATGTTAGTAAGCTTCTCAACGAAGTGCTCCCTCATCAGAGAGAAGATGCAGTGAACTCTCTTGCCTACGAGGCCGAGGCAAGAATCAAAGATCCGGTGTACGGCTGCGTTGGAGCTATCTCAGTCCTGCAGAGGCAAGTCCTTCGACTTCAGAAGGAACTCGACGCCACTAATGCCGATCTCCTCCGTTATGCCGGCGCTAGCTGTAACCGTGGAACTGGAAGAGGGTCTCATCATGTTGGTCAAAATCCGGGTTTGTATAGCTTCTCTTCTCCATGGAGTACTACTGATGACCCTTATGGAGATCATAGAAACTAA
- the LOC101299895 gene encoding denticleless protein homolog, whose protein sequence is METTSKPRSFFQGVRSRELHGSRAPKRSYVDCLASEFSEAGAIAAEHNGPPMAISFGKTSRNSHIVAMSDEDGYLSLFDTRRRFSASASHQENADRTKVCDWVAHQNAVFDICWIKDDTQIVTASGDQTVKVWDIQEKKCTAVLMGHTGSVKSLSPHPTNPDIIVSGSRDGSFALWDMRCNSTSKNTLAELCICPTAVIKGAHLTPWAKRSRRGRAAPRSITSVLNLKDEVSIATAGAVDSVVKFWDTRSLKTVVTQTCPQMESNEKERRFHGITSLSQDLNGVFVSASCMDNSIYLYNVLQLEKGPMQSFSGGRIESFFVKSAISPDAAYILSGSSDGNAYIWQVNKPQEDPVILKSHDGEVTAVDWSHFEVGKIATSSDDFTVRIWNSENRYCPSTPSSSAIRRRIMAFPGVECRRLMNESMDMSKDGKSCRSDEGVDEINSLNPIKMPRICTPDSQKKQCMLDSDMSETFEKTPEATMKSPSSVLNPPSSLKRKTIRDYFVVPTLNL, encoded by the exons ATGGAGACGACTTCAAAGCCCCGGTCCTTCTTCCAAGGCGTCAGATCCAGAGAGCTACACGGATCCCGAG CTCCGAAGCGGTCCTACGTGGATTGCCTGGCTTCGGAATTCTCCGAGGCCGGAGCTATTGCCGCCGAGCACAACGGACCTCCGATGGCCATTTCGTTCGGCAAG ACCAGTAGAAACTCTCACATTGTGGCCATGTCTGATGAGGATGGCTACTTGAGCTTGTTCGACACGCGGCGCAGGTTCTCGGCGTCTGCATCTCACCAGGAAAATGCAG ATAGAACCAAGGTTTGTGATTGGGTTGCGCATCAGAATGCGGTATTTGACATCTGTTGGATAAAG GATGATACTCAAATTGTGACAGCTTCTGGTGATCAAACT GTAAAAGTATGGGATATTCAGGAGAAGAAATGTACTGCAGTTCTAATGGGGCACACTGGAAGTGTGAAATCTTTGAGCCCTCATCCAACTAATCCTG ATATTATTGTCTCTGGTTCAAGAGATGGCTCCTTTGCTCTCTGGGATATGAGATGCAATTCAACCTCCAAAAATACGCTTGCAGAGCTATGTATATG CCCTACTGCTGTGATCAAAGGGGCTCATCTTACCCCCTGGGCAAAGCGTTCAAGGCGTGGAAGG GCTGCTCCAAGGAGCATCACATCAGTTCTTAATCTTAAAGATGAGGTTTCCATTGCTACCGCTGGAGCTGTGGACAG TGTCGTCAAGTTCTGGGACACTAGAAGTCTGAAAACTGTAGTCACACAGACATGTCCTCAGATGGAGTCAAATGAGAAG GAGAGAAGATTTCATGGCATAACTAGCTTATCCCAAGATTTAAATGGAGTGTTTGTTTCAGCCTCTTGTATGGACAACAG CATTTATCTGTACAATGTGCTTCAGCTAGAAAAGGGTCCTATGCAATCCTTCTCTGGAGGTCGGATTGAATCCTTTTTTGTGAAG TCGGCTATCAGCCCTGATGCTGCTTACATACTCAGTGGTTCTAGTGATGGAAATGCCTACATTTGGCAG GTAAACAAGCCTCAAGAAGATCCAGTAATATTGAAAAGCCATGATGGAGAAGTTACAGCAGTTGACTG GTCCCATTTTGAGGTTGGGAAGATAGCAACTTCTTCAGATGATTTTACG GTTCGCATCTGGAACTCTGAGAATCGTTACTGCCCTAGCACCCCATCATCATCTGCAATTAGAAGAAGAATTATGGCTTTCCCTGGTGTAGAATGTAGAAGGCTGATGAACGAATCAATGGATATGTCAAAGGATGGAAAGTCCTGTCGCTCGGATGAAGGAGTAGATGAAATTAACTCACTTAATCCAATTAAAATGCCTAGAATCTGTACTCCTGATTCACAGAAGAAGCAATGCATGTTAGATTCCGACATGAGTGAAACATTTGAAAAGACCCCTGAAGCTACAATGAAGAGCCCCTCTTCTGTTCTGAACCCTCCCTCTTCTCTAAAAAGGAAAACTATCCGCGATTACTTTGTAGTACCTACTCTGAACTTGTAG
- the LOC101300178 gene encoding WD repeat-containing protein 82-B-like: protein MSSAELRIQFHKPILVLLSVKTKRAFRMMKTSSLTELDDETVRSMAIGAVFSDFGGKINSLDFHRKEDLLVTASEDDSVRLYDIATAKLLKTTYHKKHGADRICFTHHPSSVICSSRYNLDSTGESLRYLSMYDNRCLRYFKGHKERIVSVCMSPINDSFMSGSLDHSVRIWDLRVNTCQGILHLRGRPTVAYDQQGLVFAVAMEGGAIKLFDSRSYDKGPFDTFLVGGDTAEVCDIKFSSDGKSMLLTTTNNNIYVLDAYAGDKRCGYSVEPSPNTSIEATFTPDGQYVLSGSGDGNLHAWSIDRRNEVASWNSHIGVPSCLKWAPRRAMFAAASTVLTFWIPNDSNAAPAVMDTEPSAGTESQHLFQ from the exons ATGTCCTCTGCTGAGCTCCGCATTCAGTTCCATAAACCAATTCTGGTTTTGCTCTCTGTGAAAACGAAGCGGGCATTCAGAATGATGAAGACGTCATCGCTGACGGAGCTGGATGACGAAACGGTGCGCAGCATGGCCATTGGTGCCGTCTTCTCCGACTTT GGAGGAAAGATAAACTCACTCGATTTTCATCGAAAGGAGGATTTACTTGTTACTGCTAGTGAGGATGACTCTGTGCGGCTCTATGACATTGCAACTGCCAA GTTGCTAAAGACTACATATCATAAGAAACACGGAGCAGATCGCATATGCTTTACTCATCACCCAAGCTCTGTGATATGCTCTTCAAGATACAATTTGGATTCTACCGGAG AATCACTGCGGTATTTGTCAATGTATGATAACAGATGCCTTCGCTACTTCAAGGGCCATAAAGAGAG AATTGTTTCAGTCTGTATGTCTCCTATCAATGATAGCTTCATGTCTGGTTCATTGGATCACAGTGTCCGAATATGGGATCTTCGTGTAAATACATGCCAG GGAATTTTACATCTACGTGGTAGACCTACAGTGGCCTATGACCAACAAGGTCTTGTTTTCGCTGTAGCTATGGAAGGGGGTGCTATCAAATTGTTTGATTCACGCTCGTATGACAAG GGCCCATTTGATACCTTTTTAGTTGGTGGAGATACAGCTGAAGTTTGCGACATAAAATTTAGCAGCGATGGCAAATCAATGCTCCTCACCACTACAAACAATAACATCTATGTTCTTGATGCCTATGCAGGAGATAAG CGATGTGGTTACAGCGTGGAACCATCTCCAAATACGAGTATAGAGGCAACATTTACCCCAGATGGCCAGTATGTACTCTCAG GTTCTGGAGATGGAAATTTGCATGCCTGGAGCATCGACAGGCGGAATGAG GTTGCAAGCTGGAACAGCCATATTGGAGTCCCATCATGTTTAAAGTGGGCTCCTCGCAGAGCTATGTTTGCAGCTGCTTCGACTGTTCTCACCTTTTGGATACCCAACGATTCAAACGCTGCTCCTGCCGTTATGGACACTGAACCCTCGGCAGGTACCGAATCACAACATCTATTTCAATGA
- the LOC101302771 gene encoding mitogen-activated protein kinase kinase 6-like — MAGLEELRKKLTPLFDAEKGLGFGSSTLDPSDSYTLSDSGTVNLLSRSYGVYNINELGLQKCTSSTTVDDTTEKTYQCASQEMRVFGAIGSGASSVVQRAIHIPNHRIIALKKINIFEKEKRQQLLTEIRTLCEAPCYQGLVEFHGAFYTPDSGQISIALEYMDGGSLADILRLQKRIPEPLLSSMFQKLLHGLSYLHGVRYLVHRDIKPANLLINLKGEPKITDFGISAGLENSMAMCATFVGTVTYMSPERIRNENYSYPADIWSLGLALFECGTGEFPYTANDGPVNLMLQILDDPSPTPSKQSFSPEFCSFIEACLQKDADARPTAEQLLAHPFITKYENSQLDLGAFVRSVFDPTQRMKDLADMLTIHYYLLFDGPDELWQHAKTLYNEDSVFSFSGKQLVGANEIFASLSSIRSTLAGDWPPERLVHVVEKLQCRAHGQDGVAIRVSGSFIVGNQFLICGDGVQVEGLPSIKDLSIDISSKRMGTFREQFIMEPSNMIGRYSIAKQELYILQ, encoded by the exons ATGGCCGGACTAGAAGAACTGAGGAAAAAGCTCACACCTTTATTCGACGCAGAAAAAGGCCTGGGCTTTGGATCCTCCACTTTAGACCCCTCCGATTCCTACACA TTATCGGACAGCGGAACTGTGAACTTGCTGAGCAGATCGTATGGGGTGTATAATATTAACGAGCTGGGACTGCAGAAGTGCACGTCTTCTACTACGGTGGACGATACCACAGAGAAGACTTACCAATGCGCGTCGCAGGAGATGAGGGTGTTTGGGGCGATTGGGAGTGGGGCTAGCAGTGTTGTGCAGAGAGCTATCCATATTCCCAATCATCGGATCATTGCGCTCAAGAAAATCAACATTTTTGAGAAG GAGAAAAGGCAGCAACTGCTTACTGAGATTAGGACATTATGTGAAGCACCTTGTTACCAAGGTCTTGTAGAGTTTCATGGGGCATTTTATACACCGGATTCTGGACAAATAAGCATAGCTTTGGAGTATATGGATGGAGGATCATTGGCTGATATCTTACGGTTGCAGAAAAGAATACCTGAACCCTTACTTTCTTCTATGTTTCAGAAGCTTCTACAT GGACTGAGCTACTTGCATGGAGTTAGGTATCTAGTACACAGAGACATAAAACCTGCCAATTTGCTTATCAATCTCAAGGGCGAGCCAAAGATAACAGACTTCGGAATAAGTGCTGGGTTGGAGAATTCTATGGCAATG TGTGCAACATTTGTTGGGACAGTTACGTACATGTCACCTGAGCGAATTCGAAATGAGAATTATTCTTACCCAGCTGATATATGGAGCCTTGGGCTTGCTCTCTTTGAGTGTGGTACTGGAGAATTTCCATATACAGCTAATGACGGACCTGTCAACCTTATGTTACAG ATCTTAGATGATCCATCACCTACTCCTTCAAAACAGAGTTTTTCACCAGAGTTCTGCTCGTTTATTGAAGCTTGCTTGCAGAAAGATGCAGATGCTAGGCCAACTGCAGAGCAG CTACTTGCCCACCCGTTCATTACAAAGTATGAGAATTCCCAATTGGACTTGGGAGCATTTGTTCGAAGTGTTTTTGATCCAACGCAAAGGATGAAGGACTTGGCAGAT ATGCTTACCATACATTATTACTTGCTCTTTGATGGACCTGATGAGCTCTGGCAACATGCAAAGACGTTATACAATGAAGACTCGGTTTTCAG TTTCTCTGGCAAGCAATTAGTAGGTGCGAATGAAATATTTGCCTCGCTCTCTAGTATACGAAGTACATTAGCTGGTGACTGGCCTCCTGAGAGGCTTGTGCATGTTGTGGAAAAGCTTCAATGCCGTGCTCATGGTCAAGATGGAGTAGCAATTAGGGTATCAGGATCCTTCATTGTTGGGAATCAGTTCCTTATATGTGGAGACGGTGTTCAGGTAGAGGGCCTGCCAAGTATTAAAGATCTTTCTATCGATATTTCGAGTAAGCGAATGGGTACATTCCGCGAGCAGTTCATTATGGAGCCAAGCAATATGATAGGGCGCTACTCCATAGCTAAACAAGAACTTTATATTTTGCAGTGA